Proteins encoded together in one Vitis vinifera cultivar Pinot Noir 40024 chromosome 4, ASM3070453v1 window:
- the LOC100244429 gene encoding protein DA1-related 1 isoform X3, giving the protein MDWIKILEGSGHKISEVQYHGTDGDGIIWGEPSISEGAPTDFDDQDIAVAIVRSIEDYEAEEDKKLKKLVDNESQLKEDEQLAKALQESLNMESPPRRDARNIFQPLTFSSLGFRICARCNLEIGHERHLRRMGAVWHPECFRCHACGLRIFDLEFSVSGNRPYHESCYKDQNHPRCNVCKNFIPSNAAGETEYRAHPFWMQEYCPSHEHDGTPRCCSCERTEVRDIRYLSLDDGRKLCLECLDSAIMDTLECQPLYLQIQEFYEGLNMKVEQQIPLLLVERQALNEAMEGEKSGHHLLPETRGLCLSEEQTVSTISRRPRISTGYRIINMMTEPCRLVRRCEVTAILILYGLPRLLTGTILAHEMMHAWLKLKGYRNLRQDVEEGICQVLAYMWLESEIHSSSGNNVSSASTPSSSSTSEKGARSQFEKKLGEFFKDQIETDSSPAYGDGFRAGNQAVQQYGLKSTLDHIRLTGSFPY; this is encoded by the exons ATGGATTGGATCAAGATCCTAGAAGGTTCTGGCCATAAAATCTCAGAAGTGCAATATCACGGGACAGATGGGGATGGCATAATTTGGGGAGAGCCTTCAATTTCAGAG GGTGCACCCACAGATTTTGATGATCAAGATATCGCAGTTGCTATTGTTCGTTCCATTGAAGATTATGAAGCAGAGGAagataaaaaactgaaaaagTTGGTTG ATAATGAATCTCAATTAAAGGAAGATGAACAACTTGCCAAAGCTCTTCAAGAGAGTTTGAATATGGAGTCTCCTCCTCGACGGGATGCTCGAAATATATTTCAACCTTTGACATTCTCCTCACTTGGTTTTAG GATCTGTGCTCGGTGCAACCTTGAAATTGGTCATGAAAGACATTTGAGGCGCATGGGTGCTGTTTGGCATCCAGAATGTTTTCGTTGTCATGCTTGTGGTCTTCGCATTTTTGATCTTGAG TTTTCTGTGTCTGGAAATCGCCCATATCATGAATCATGCTACAAGgatcaaaatcatccaagatgTAACGTTTGCAAGAACTTT ATTCCATCAAATGCAGCTGGAGAAACAGAGTATAGAGCACATCCTTTCTGGATGCAAGAGTACTGTCCCTCACATGAGCATGATGGAACTCCTCGGTGTTGTAGTTGTGAACGAACAGAG GTAAGGGACATTAGGTATCTATCACTTGATGATGGTAGGAAACTATGTCTGGAGTGCCTGGACTCTGCTATCATGGATACACTAGAGTGCCAGCCTCTTTACCTTCAAATACAAGAATTTTATGAGGGTTTGAATATGAAAGTGGAGCAGCAAATCCCTCTTCTCTTGGTTGAGAGACAAGCACTAAATGAGGCCATGGAGGGAGAAAAGAGT GGACATCACCTCTTGCCCGAGACTAGAGGACTCTGCCTCTCCGAAGAACAGACTGTTAGCACT ATTTCGAGGAGGCCTAGGATTAGTACAGGCTATCGGATTATCAACATGATGACAGAACCTTGTAGGCTAGTCCGTCGATGTGAAGTGACAGCAATTCTTATTTTGTATGGGCTCCCGAG ATTGCTGACCGGGACGATCCTGGCTCACGAGATGATGCATGCATGGCTCAAACTGAAAG GCTATCGAAATCTGAGACAGGATGTTGAAGAAGGCATCTGCCAGGTGTTGGCTTATATGTGGTTGGAATCAGAGATACATTCAAGCTCTGGTAACAATGTTTCTTCAGCTTCAacgccatcatcatcatccacaTCAGAGAAGGGTGCACGGTCTCAGTTTGAAAAGAAACTCGGTGAGTTTTTTAAAGATCAGATAGAGACAGATAGTTCACCAGCTTATGGGGACGGATTTAGGGCTGGTAACCAAGCAGTGCAGCAGTACGGCCTCAAGAGTACCCTCGACCATATTCGGCTGACAGGAAGCTTTCCTTACTGA
- the LOC100244429 gene encoding protein DA1-related 1 isoform X6: MDWIKILEGSGHKISEVQYHGTDGDGIIWGEPSISEGAPTDFDDQDIAVAIVRSIEDYEAEEDKKLKKLVDNESQLKEDEQLAKALQESLNMESPPRRDARNIFQPLTFSSLGFRICARCNLEIGHERHLRRMGAVWHPECFRCHACGLRIFDLEFSVSGNRPYHESCYKDQNHPRCNVCKNFIPSNAAGETEYRAHPFWMQEYCPSHEHDGTPRCCSCERTEGHHLLPETRGLCLSEEQTVSTISRRPRISTGYRIINMMTEPCRLVRRCEVTAILILYGLPRLLTGTILAHEMMHAWLKLKGYRNLRQDVEEGICQVLAYMWLESEIHSSSGNNVSSASTPSSSSTSEKGARSQFEKKLGEFFKDQIETDSSPAYGDGFRAGNQAVQQYGLKSTLDHIRLTGSFPY, encoded by the exons ATGGATTGGATCAAGATCCTAGAAGGTTCTGGCCATAAAATCTCAGAAGTGCAATATCACGGGACAGATGGGGATGGCATAATTTGGGGAGAGCCTTCAATTTCAGAG GGTGCACCCACAGATTTTGATGATCAAGATATCGCAGTTGCTATTGTTCGTTCCATTGAAGATTATGAAGCAGAGGAagataaaaaactgaaaaagTTGGTTG ATAATGAATCTCAATTAAAGGAAGATGAACAACTTGCCAAAGCTCTTCAAGAGAGTTTGAATATGGAGTCTCCTCCTCGACGGGATGCTCGAAATATATTTCAACCTTTGACATTCTCCTCACTTGGTTTTAG GATCTGTGCTCGGTGCAACCTTGAAATTGGTCATGAAAGACATTTGAGGCGCATGGGTGCTGTTTGGCATCCAGAATGTTTTCGTTGTCATGCTTGTGGTCTTCGCATTTTTGATCTTGAG TTTTCTGTGTCTGGAAATCGCCCATATCATGAATCATGCTACAAGgatcaaaatcatccaagatgTAACGTTTGCAAGAACTTT ATTCCATCAAATGCAGCTGGAGAAACAGAGTATAGAGCACATCCTTTCTGGATGCAAGAGTACTGTCCCTCACATGAGCATGATGGAACTCCTCGGTGTTGTAGTTGTGAACGAACAGAG GGACATCACCTCTTGCCCGAGACTAGAGGACTCTGCCTCTCCGAAGAACAGACTGTTAGCACT ATTTCGAGGAGGCCTAGGATTAGTACAGGCTATCGGATTATCAACATGATGACAGAACCTTGTAGGCTAGTCCGTCGATGTGAAGTGACAGCAATTCTTATTTTGTATGGGCTCCCGAG ATTGCTGACCGGGACGATCCTGGCTCACGAGATGATGCATGCATGGCTCAAACTGAAAG GCTATCGAAATCTGAGACAGGATGTTGAAGAAGGCATCTGCCAGGTGTTGGCTTATATGTGGTTGGAATCAGAGATACATTCAAGCTCTGGTAACAATGTTTCTTCAGCTTCAacgccatcatcatcatccacaTCAGAGAAGGGTGCACGGTCTCAGTTTGAAAAGAAACTCGGTGAGTTTTTTAAAGATCAGATAGAGACAGATAGTTCACCAGCTTATGGGGACGGATTTAGGGCTGGTAACCAAGCAGTGCAGCAGTACGGCCTCAAGAGTACCCTCGACCATATTCGGCTGACAGGAAGCTTTCCTTACTGA
- the LOC100244429 gene encoding protein DA1-related 1 isoform X2, whose amino-acid sequence MDWIKILEGSGHKISEVQYHGTDGDGIIWGEPSISEHGRMKFTLQGAPTDFDDQDIAVAIVRSIEDYEAEEDKKLKKLVDNESQLKEDEQLAKALQESLNMESPPRRDARNIFQPLTFSSLGFRICARCNLEIGHERHLRRMGAVWHPECFRCHACGLRIFDLEFSVSGNRPYHESCYKDQNHPRCNVCKNFIPSNAAGETEYRAHPFWMQEYCPSHEHDGTPRCCSCERTEVRDIRYLSLDDGRKLCLECLDSAIMDTLECQPLYLQIQEFYEGLNMKVEQQIPLLLVERQALNEAMEGEKSGHHLLPETRGLCLSEEQTVSTISRRPRISTGYRIINMMTEPCRLVRRCEVTAILILYGLPRLLTGTILAHEMMHAWLKLKGYRNLRQDVEEGICQVLAYMWLESEIHSSSGNNVSSASTPSSSSTSEKGARSQFEKKLGEFFKDQIETDSSPAYGDGFRAGNQAVQQYGLKSTLDHIRLTGSFPY is encoded by the exons ATGGATTGGATCAAGATCCTAGAAGGTTCTGGCCATAAAATCTCAGAAGTGCAATATCACGGGACAGATGGGGATGGCATAATTTGGGGAGAGCCTTCAATTTCAGAG CATGGTAGGATGAAATTCACACTTCAG GGTGCACCCACAGATTTTGATGATCAAGATATCGCAGTTGCTATTGTTCGTTCCATTGAAGATTATGAAGCAGAGGAagataaaaaactgaaaaagTTGGTTG ATAATGAATCTCAATTAAAGGAAGATGAACAACTTGCCAAAGCTCTTCAAGAGAGTTTGAATATGGAGTCTCCTCCTCGACGGGATGCTCGAAATATATTTCAACCTTTGACATTCTCCTCACTTGGTTTTAG GATCTGTGCTCGGTGCAACCTTGAAATTGGTCATGAAAGACATTTGAGGCGCATGGGTGCTGTTTGGCATCCAGAATGTTTTCGTTGTCATGCTTGTGGTCTTCGCATTTTTGATCTTGAG TTTTCTGTGTCTGGAAATCGCCCATATCATGAATCATGCTACAAGgatcaaaatcatccaagatgTAACGTTTGCAAGAACTTT ATTCCATCAAATGCAGCTGGAGAAACAGAGTATAGAGCACATCCTTTCTGGATGCAAGAGTACTGTCCCTCACATGAGCATGATGGAACTCCTCGGTGTTGTAGTTGTGAACGAACAGAG GTAAGGGACATTAGGTATCTATCACTTGATGATGGTAGGAAACTATGTCTGGAGTGCCTGGACTCTGCTATCATGGATACACTAGAGTGCCAGCCTCTTTACCTTCAAATACAAGAATTTTATGAGGGTTTGAATATGAAAGTGGAGCAGCAAATCCCTCTTCTCTTGGTTGAGAGACAAGCACTAAATGAGGCCATGGAGGGAGAAAAGAGT GGACATCACCTCTTGCCCGAGACTAGAGGACTCTGCCTCTCCGAAGAACAGACTGTTAGCACT ATTTCGAGGAGGCCTAGGATTAGTACAGGCTATCGGATTATCAACATGATGACAGAACCTTGTAGGCTAGTCCGTCGATGTGAAGTGACAGCAATTCTTATTTTGTATGGGCTCCCGAG ATTGCTGACCGGGACGATCCTGGCTCACGAGATGATGCATGCATGGCTCAAACTGAAAG GCTATCGAAATCTGAGACAGGATGTTGAAGAAGGCATCTGCCAGGTGTTGGCTTATATGTGGTTGGAATCAGAGATACATTCAAGCTCTGGTAACAATGTTTCTTCAGCTTCAacgccatcatcatcatccacaTCAGAGAAGGGTGCACGGTCTCAGTTTGAAAAGAAACTCGGTGAGTTTTTTAAAGATCAGATAGAGACAGATAGTTCACCAGCTTATGGGGACGGATTTAGGGCTGGTAACCAAGCAGTGCAGCAGTACGGCCTCAAGAGTACCCTCGACCATATTCGGCTGACAGGAAGCTTTCCTTACTGA
- the LOC100244429 gene encoding protein DA1-related 1 isoform X4, with protein MDWIKILEGSGHKISEVQYHGTDGDGIIWGEPSISEQHGRMKFTLQGAPTDFDDQDIAVAIVRSIEDYEAEEDKKLKKLVDNESQLKEDEQLAKALQESLNMESPPRRDARNIFQPLTFSSLGFRICARCNLEIGHERHLRRMGAVWHPECFRCHACGLRIFDLEFSVSGNRPYHESCYKDQNHPRCNVCKNFIPSNAAGETEYRAHPFWMQEYCPSHEHDGTPRCCSCERTEGHHLLPETRGLCLSEEQTVSTISRRPRISTGYRIINMMTEPCRLVRRCEVTAILILYGLPRLLTGTILAHEMMHAWLKLKGYRNLRQDVEEGICQVLAYMWLESEIHSSSGNNVSSASTPSSSSTSEKGARSQFEKKLGEFFKDQIETDSSPAYGDGFRAGNQAVQQYGLKSTLDHIRLTGSFPY; from the exons ATGGATTGGATCAAGATCCTAGAAGGTTCTGGCCATAAAATCTCAGAAGTGCAATATCACGGGACAGATGGGGATGGCATAATTTGGGGAGAGCCTTCAATTTCAGAG CAGCATGGTAGGATGAAATTCACACTTCAG GGTGCACCCACAGATTTTGATGATCAAGATATCGCAGTTGCTATTGTTCGTTCCATTGAAGATTATGAAGCAGAGGAagataaaaaactgaaaaagTTGGTTG ATAATGAATCTCAATTAAAGGAAGATGAACAACTTGCCAAAGCTCTTCAAGAGAGTTTGAATATGGAGTCTCCTCCTCGACGGGATGCTCGAAATATATTTCAACCTTTGACATTCTCCTCACTTGGTTTTAG GATCTGTGCTCGGTGCAACCTTGAAATTGGTCATGAAAGACATTTGAGGCGCATGGGTGCTGTTTGGCATCCAGAATGTTTTCGTTGTCATGCTTGTGGTCTTCGCATTTTTGATCTTGAG TTTTCTGTGTCTGGAAATCGCCCATATCATGAATCATGCTACAAGgatcaaaatcatccaagatgTAACGTTTGCAAGAACTTT ATTCCATCAAATGCAGCTGGAGAAACAGAGTATAGAGCACATCCTTTCTGGATGCAAGAGTACTGTCCCTCACATGAGCATGATGGAACTCCTCGGTGTTGTAGTTGTGAACGAACAGAG GGACATCACCTCTTGCCCGAGACTAGAGGACTCTGCCTCTCCGAAGAACAGACTGTTAGCACT ATTTCGAGGAGGCCTAGGATTAGTACAGGCTATCGGATTATCAACATGATGACAGAACCTTGTAGGCTAGTCCGTCGATGTGAAGTGACAGCAATTCTTATTTTGTATGGGCTCCCGAG ATTGCTGACCGGGACGATCCTGGCTCACGAGATGATGCATGCATGGCTCAAACTGAAAG GCTATCGAAATCTGAGACAGGATGTTGAAGAAGGCATCTGCCAGGTGTTGGCTTATATGTGGTTGGAATCAGAGATACATTCAAGCTCTGGTAACAATGTTTCTTCAGCTTCAacgccatcatcatcatccacaTCAGAGAAGGGTGCACGGTCTCAGTTTGAAAAGAAACTCGGTGAGTTTTTTAAAGATCAGATAGAGACAGATAGTTCACCAGCTTATGGGGACGGATTTAGGGCTGGTAACCAAGCAGTGCAGCAGTACGGCCTCAAGAGTACCCTCGACCATATTCGGCTGACAGGAAGCTTTCCTTACTGA
- the LOC100244429 gene encoding protein DA1-related 1 isoform X1 — protein sequence MDWIKILEGSGHKISEVQYHGTDGDGIIWGEPSISEQHGRMKFTLQGAPTDFDDQDIAVAIVRSIEDYEAEEDKKLKKLVDNESQLKEDEQLAKALQESLNMESPPRRDARNIFQPLTFSSLGFRICARCNLEIGHERHLRRMGAVWHPECFRCHACGLRIFDLEFSVSGNRPYHESCYKDQNHPRCNVCKNFIPSNAAGETEYRAHPFWMQEYCPSHEHDGTPRCCSCERTEVRDIRYLSLDDGRKLCLECLDSAIMDTLECQPLYLQIQEFYEGLNMKVEQQIPLLLVERQALNEAMEGEKSGHHLLPETRGLCLSEEQTVSTISRRPRISTGYRIINMMTEPCRLVRRCEVTAILILYGLPRLLTGTILAHEMMHAWLKLKGYRNLRQDVEEGICQVLAYMWLESEIHSSSGNNVSSASTPSSSSTSEKGARSQFEKKLGEFFKDQIETDSSPAYGDGFRAGNQAVQQYGLKSTLDHIRLTGSFPY from the exons ATGGATTGGATCAAGATCCTAGAAGGTTCTGGCCATAAAATCTCAGAAGTGCAATATCACGGGACAGATGGGGATGGCATAATTTGGGGAGAGCCTTCAATTTCAGAG CAGCATGGTAGGATGAAATTCACACTTCAG GGTGCACCCACAGATTTTGATGATCAAGATATCGCAGTTGCTATTGTTCGTTCCATTGAAGATTATGAAGCAGAGGAagataaaaaactgaaaaagTTGGTTG ATAATGAATCTCAATTAAAGGAAGATGAACAACTTGCCAAAGCTCTTCAAGAGAGTTTGAATATGGAGTCTCCTCCTCGACGGGATGCTCGAAATATATTTCAACCTTTGACATTCTCCTCACTTGGTTTTAG GATCTGTGCTCGGTGCAACCTTGAAATTGGTCATGAAAGACATTTGAGGCGCATGGGTGCTGTTTGGCATCCAGAATGTTTTCGTTGTCATGCTTGTGGTCTTCGCATTTTTGATCTTGAG TTTTCTGTGTCTGGAAATCGCCCATATCATGAATCATGCTACAAGgatcaaaatcatccaagatgTAACGTTTGCAAGAACTTT ATTCCATCAAATGCAGCTGGAGAAACAGAGTATAGAGCACATCCTTTCTGGATGCAAGAGTACTGTCCCTCACATGAGCATGATGGAACTCCTCGGTGTTGTAGTTGTGAACGAACAGAG GTAAGGGACATTAGGTATCTATCACTTGATGATGGTAGGAAACTATGTCTGGAGTGCCTGGACTCTGCTATCATGGATACACTAGAGTGCCAGCCTCTTTACCTTCAAATACAAGAATTTTATGAGGGTTTGAATATGAAAGTGGAGCAGCAAATCCCTCTTCTCTTGGTTGAGAGACAAGCACTAAATGAGGCCATGGAGGGAGAAAAGAGT GGACATCACCTCTTGCCCGAGACTAGAGGACTCTGCCTCTCCGAAGAACAGACTGTTAGCACT ATTTCGAGGAGGCCTAGGATTAGTACAGGCTATCGGATTATCAACATGATGACAGAACCTTGTAGGCTAGTCCGTCGATGTGAAGTGACAGCAATTCTTATTTTGTATGGGCTCCCGAG ATTGCTGACCGGGACGATCCTGGCTCACGAGATGATGCATGCATGGCTCAAACTGAAAG GCTATCGAAATCTGAGACAGGATGTTGAAGAAGGCATCTGCCAGGTGTTGGCTTATATGTGGTTGGAATCAGAGATACATTCAAGCTCTGGTAACAATGTTTCTTCAGCTTCAacgccatcatcatcatccacaTCAGAGAAGGGTGCACGGTCTCAGTTTGAAAAGAAACTCGGTGAGTTTTTTAAAGATCAGATAGAGACAGATAGTTCACCAGCTTATGGGGACGGATTTAGGGCTGGTAACCAAGCAGTGCAGCAGTACGGCCTCAAGAGTACCCTCGACCATATTCGGCTGACAGGAAGCTTTCCTTACTGA
- the LOC100244429 gene encoding protein DA1-related 1 isoform X5 has product MDWIKILEGSGHKISEVQYHGTDGDGIIWGEPSISEHGRMKFTLQGAPTDFDDQDIAVAIVRSIEDYEAEEDKKLKKLVDNESQLKEDEQLAKALQESLNMESPPRRDARNIFQPLTFSSLGFRICARCNLEIGHERHLRRMGAVWHPECFRCHACGLRIFDLEFSVSGNRPYHESCYKDQNHPRCNVCKNFIPSNAAGETEYRAHPFWMQEYCPSHEHDGTPRCCSCERTEGHHLLPETRGLCLSEEQTVSTISRRPRISTGYRIINMMTEPCRLVRRCEVTAILILYGLPRLLTGTILAHEMMHAWLKLKGYRNLRQDVEEGICQVLAYMWLESEIHSSSGNNVSSASTPSSSSTSEKGARSQFEKKLGEFFKDQIETDSSPAYGDGFRAGNQAVQQYGLKSTLDHIRLTGSFPY; this is encoded by the exons ATGGATTGGATCAAGATCCTAGAAGGTTCTGGCCATAAAATCTCAGAAGTGCAATATCACGGGACAGATGGGGATGGCATAATTTGGGGAGAGCCTTCAATTTCAGAG CATGGTAGGATGAAATTCACACTTCAG GGTGCACCCACAGATTTTGATGATCAAGATATCGCAGTTGCTATTGTTCGTTCCATTGAAGATTATGAAGCAGAGGAagataaaaaactgaaaaagTTGGTTG ATAATGAATCTCAATTAAAGGAAGATGAACAACTTGCCAAAGCTCTTCAAGAGAGTTTGAATATGGAGTCTCCTCCTCGACGGGATGCTCGAAATATATTTCAACCTTTGACATTCTCCTCACTTGGTTTTAG GATCTGTGCTCGGTGCAACCTTGAAATTGGTCATGAAAGACATTTGAGGCGCATGGGTGCTGTTTGGCATCCAGAATGTTTTCGTTGTCATGCTTGTGGTCTTCGCATTTTTGATCTTGAG TTTTCTGTGTCTGGAAATCGCCCATATCATGAATCATGCTACAAGgatcaaaatcatccaagatgTAACGTTTGCAAGAACTTT ATTCCATCAAATGCAGCTGGAGAAACAGAGTATAGAGCACATCCTTTCTGGATGCAAGAGTACTGTCCCTCACATGAGCATGATGGAACTCCTCGGTGTTGTAGTTGTGAACGAACAGAG GGACATCACCTCTTGCCCGAGACTAGAGGACTCTGCCTCTCCGAAGAACAGACTGTTAGCACT ATTTCGAGGAGGCCTAGGATTAGTACAGGCTATCGGATTATCAACATGATGACAGAACCTTGTAGGCTAGTCCGTCGATGTGAAGTGACAGCAATTCTTATTTTGTATGGGCTCCCGAG ATTGCTGACCGGGACGATCCTGGCTCACGAGATGATGCATGCATGGCTCAAACTGAAAG GCTATCGAAATCTGAGACAGGATGTTGAAGAAGGCATCTGCCAGGTGTTGGCTTATATGTGGTTGGAATCAGAGATACATTCAAGCTCTGGTAACAATGTTTCTTCAGCTTCAacgccatcatcatcatccacaTCAGAGAAGGGTGCACGGTCTCAGTTTGAAAAGAAACTCGGTGAGTTTTTTAAAGATCAGATAGAGACAGATAGTTCACCAGCTTATGGGGACGGATTTAGGGCTGGTAACCAAGCAGTGCAGCAGTACGGCCTCAAGAGTACCCTCGACCATATTCGGCTGACAGGAAGCTTTCCTTACTGA